A region from the Triticum urartu cultivar G1812 chromosome 1, Tu2.1, whole genome shotgun sequence genome encodes:
- the LOC125508394 gene encoding zinc-finger homeodomain protein 9-like: protein MDVKYPSGSVKKVRQAVVAPAVQEAKYNECGRNHALASGGHVVDGCGEWMPLGDLNPADASSYKCAACGCHRSFHRKVMTERSPLLAPMVETVLHGLPQRRKEETSEDWLPGVDSNTNSDGMKYDSDATEYDSEGTEYDDECSVPQPLQPPPVYHPAQVTQQLSSGQHNFLPRALQIQRLAA from the coding sequence ATGGACGTCAAGTACCCCAGCGGCTCTGTCAAGAAGGTGAGGCAGGCAGTTGTGGCGCCGGCGGTGCAAGAGGCGAAGTACAACGAGTGCGGCAGGAACCACGCACTGGCTAGCGGTGGGCATGTCGTGGACGGCTGTGGGGAGTGGATGCCCTTGGGGGACCTCAACCCCGCCGACGCGTCGTCGTACAAGTGCGCAGCCTGCGGCTGCCACCGCAGCTTCCACCGCAAGGTGATGACGGAGAGGTCGCCGCTGTTGGCGCCCATGGTGGAGACAGTGCTCCATGGCCTGCCGCAGCGCAGGAAGGAGGAGACGTCGGAGGACTGGCTCCCGGGTGTCGACTCTAACACCAACTCAGATGGCATGAAGTACGACTCAGATGCCACAGAGTACGACTCAGAAGGCACGGAGTACGATGACGAGTGCTCCGTGCCCCAACCACTGCAACCTCCACCTGTGTACCATCCAGCACAGGTGACGCAACAGCTCTCTTCTGGGCAACATAACTTCCTGCCGAGGGCACTGCAGATCCAGAGGCTTGCCGCCTAG